The Meleagris gallopavo isolate NT-WF06-2002-E0010 breed Aviagen turkey brand Nicholas breeding stock chromosome 25, Turkey_5.1, whole genome shotgun sequence genomic interval CTTCAGCTGTGACTGCAGCTGggcagctgtttttttttccccccttaatTTTGCTTTAACTGAATTGGGTGATTGCTTTTGAAGCATGAGGCCAGaggcagggcaggaggtgccCTGCAGGAGCTGTTGGAGTTCATGGGTGGTATTGCAGCTCTCCTCCTGGAGCTCAGGTGGGCTTTGGTCCCtcccctggtgctgctgctctgctttgtcaCACACCTTTGCAGCCTGGGAGGCTGAGTGGGGACATGCAgacatttccttttcctccaggACTCTGAGATTCAAATGGACTTGACAGACCTGTGTGGAAACAAGACAGGCAGTGCCCTGAGAGAACCCGGGATGGGTTgttctgcacagctgctgttcAGGTTGTTTTGCAGTAACCTCATCTGAGTCTCAGCTTCAcacattcttctctttcttcttataGAGAATGGCACTGATTCGCAAAACCACCAAGAAATAACCCCTGGGAAGAGCTCGAGGTGACACCGGTGCATTTTGAGATCTCTGCCTCTCACTGCAACCTCTGCGATGCCATCCATGGGATATTTTTGTTAATGCTTTACAGAGAAGCATATATTTTTTACTAATGGTGCAGCAATATCTGACTTTATGAGGAGATCTGCCAAAAACATTCTGTCCTCGTTCCCCCATAAGAGTGCAGCGTATCTCAAAGCAAAGACTTTTATTTGTGACTTGAAAGTGGTTTATCGTATAAGTGATTATCCGAGGGACAGAGCATTTGATCGTGTGTGTGGGACAGTATTAGAAGCATCTGTAGAggtttttgtttcctccttctGCCCTTCTCCGCTCCAGTACTTTGTAATGTCAGTGTTTATATAAATACTTGCGTTTGTTTTACATgaataaagaaattattaatCTAAAACCAAGGGAAAGAGGCAGCTGTGGGGTTAGCCTGGTGTCTGTGTGTGAGGTCTGCGCTGGACTTCGAGCTGATGGTCTCTGCTCTGCGGATGGAGCTGTGCCCACCCTGTGCTCACTGCATCAGGACCTCCTGATGTGGTTCAGCCTCTGCTTGGCTGCAGGTAGGAGGGATGTGGTGGCTGAGGATAAGAAATGAGTACATTGAAGACATGAAGGAGGGTCACATCCCAGCATCTGTTCTGCCCAAACTGGCACACATCAGAGAAACTACGGATGCTGTGGGATGTGGTGGGGAGGGAGAGCGCAGCTCTGTGTGCTCCCTGCAAAGAAAGGGAGGTTGTGGACACTGCAGAGCTCGCTGGTGGGGCTCCAAGGCTGCCAGCACCCATGGGTGAAATGAGGGCATGCAGTAAGTGCAGCTGAGGCCGGTCTGACTGGTGCTCAGGAAGGAgaggcagctcctggggcacagagctgctgtctgTTCCCAGGGTTCTGCCCAAAGCgtggctgtgtgcagctgggcacagtgctgaggaAGTTCTGTGCTCGATAATAAAAAGGGTTTGGGACCCGAGGGCACAGGGAGGGGCTGTGCTCTCTGTCTGGGAACCGCTTTGTAAAGGGGGAGAACAGAAGAACGGGGCCCTGGCACCTCCCTTTCCCCAGGAAATGGGGCAGGCAGTGGGGTGAGCAGGTGGCTGTTTAATGCCATCGCTCACTGCTCTTCCTACCTCGGCACCTGGCAGAGCCCAGGGCTTCCAAGGCCCTCCTTAGCACGCGCacctcttctgcttctcctccttctttGGGCACGGTGCTGGCAGTGGGACGCTGCTCTTCACCCCATCCCACGCCTCGCACGGTGCCAGCAGCCCGCTCTGCAGCGCCCGGTAAATGGCCACAGTCAGCATCCGGAACGCCCGCGTCACGTCGCTGCCATCCTTGGCTGAGGTCTCAACGTACTGCACGCCCAACGACGCCGCCAGCCGTTccgcctccctcctgcccacCTTACGTTCCCCCACCAGGTCGCTTTTGTGTCCCACCAGCAGGAAAACCACGTGGAAAGGTTGGACCGTGTCTGTCACCTCCCGGTGCCAGCGCCGGATGCTCTCGAAGGACGCGCGGTTGGTGAGGTCGAAGAGCAGCATTGCACCCGCAGAGTTGCGGTAATAGGAACGGGTGACAGACCTGGAGTGCGAGCAGAGGTGGGCTGAAGGGATCCCCTGTGGTTGGAGCATCCCTGCCCCACCACCCTGCCACCGAGGCTATGGCTAAGGAGAACCAGATCATTCGCTGCACCAACGGCCCCAGGCAGCTCCATCACCGCAGCGTGGTGCACGTGGAATGGAAGCATTCCCTtctcagatgtatttttttttggggggctgcagccagcagcaccactgTGCTCTGTTTCCCAGTGGGACAAAAGGGAAACTGATCCCAGCAGGAGCACCCAgcctctcccccctccccctgcAGCTCCAGGGGCCCACGGGCTCCTTTGGGCCCTCTGCACTTGGATGCGGGGCTCAGAAGACAACCCCAAGGGCCACCTGAGGGCAATGCCCGTAGCAATGGAGACACAGCCCACGGAATCCATCTCCCAGGGCGTCCTCGGGATCCCAGCCCACAGGAATCCACCTTCCCCTGCCATCCCACGAGCAAAGCGGGACCCACCTGAAGCGCTCCTGCCCAGCCGTGTCCCAGAACTGCAGTTTGACCTGCAGCCCCGGCTCCAACTCCACGAACTGAACGTAGAAATCCACCCCAACCGTCTGATTGACGGCATCCAGGAAAACCCCCTCGGTGTAACGTCGCAGCAGGGAGGATTTGCCCACCGTCGAATCCCCCAGCATGATCACCCGGAACTGGTAGTGCCACCGCGGCTCCATCGGCTCCCACCACCCCACACCCACTGCGTGCTGGGacaggcactgctgctcctcccTGGGGTGTGGGAGGCGTTCCTGGGGATGGGTGGCAcgggggggggaagggggggctGAGGATCACCTCCTACTTCGCTCAGCTCCATCCAGCTGTAGGCACCGGGGGCTGTTTGGGTGCACGGTGCCAGCCGTGCcgtggggtgcagccctgggATGCTGTGGGTCTTTCAAAGTGATGTGGAGATGTGTGCAGAGCAGTGGGTGACCCTCTCAGCACCCCCTAAAGCAGAGcactcccctcccccccccacttGGCAGAAGCTTTATCTCCATGCAGGAAACATTTGGTTTTGGGTGCTCACCATTTGCCAGCACTTCAGGGAGTCCCACACTACAATGCCTGGCCCTGCCAAGCCTCTCACCGCCACTGGGAGGACGCTTAAAGCACAATCAGGAGCTCAGCCACAACTCCACAACACCCAAAAGTTGTCTGCACAGACCCACAAGGCCTCCACGTATCCCTGCCAGGCAGCTTCTCTCACCTACACTGCACGGGGAGTCCTGGGACCCCTCAGCATTCCTTAGGGAACCTTCCATAGGAATCTCCTCCCAGCCAATCATACCACCATTGCGACCCACTCCTGTGCTCCAGGGCTGCACAGAGAGCTCAAAGACACAGAATGAAGGAATGCAACCACTGCGGGCAGCTGTTGTGTATAAAGGTAGCTCTTTATGATTCAGTATTAATGAAGAAAGTGCAAACCTGTCTTTCATGATATCTCACAATCATCCTCCAGAGCCATACTCTGATACACAAAGCACAGACTCAGAGGAGCAGCTGGCTGTTGCTGTGACAGCCATTTCAGTCCTACAGATCTAAGAGCTGTAGCAATGGCTCAGCCCCAGTTTATCTTTATTTCCTGGAAATGTACTGAAGCAAAAATCATCACCATCTTCACGCTGTGATAGAAAAAACTCAGTATGCCTTGTGATCTAAGGCTAGCAGCAAAGCACTGGTcaagctgagagctgagaactGGAGGTGACTTGAAGTCCTTGCTTCCATTCAGAACACAGCTCTCTCTGTGCCTGAGCCTCAGGGTGCACTGCAGGCTTTCCAATGCTTCCCAGGTACCCCAAGGACTCCCCTTTGTACTCTAGGCCACAGCAGACTACACCCAGAGCTCCCTGTGGCATTTTAGGGCACCCTACAGACCTTCCAGTGTACCCTAAAGGACTCTCAAGACCCCCACGGTACCCAAGGCCCCACTGGAATACTTTCAGAACTCCTCAGTGCCCGAGATGTGACGCGTCAGCACAATCTAGCAACCTCCAAGAACCACCCAGTGTGCTCCAGGAAATCCTCCAGTGCTCCCACAGCTCGCCAGTGTGCTCCAGAGGCGTCCTAGTGATCCTGGAGGCCTCCCAGAGCCACACACTGTGTTCCAGGGCACTGTCACAGCTCCTCAGGGTGCCCTCAGGTGCCCCGGCAGCTTCCCACTGTTCCCCCTAGTGCATTCTAGAGCGTAGAAGAGAGTTCATAGAGATTTCCAGAGAAATACCTTCTCAGTGCTAAATAAAACACGTTGCATGATACAAGGTCCATCAATGAAGTCTTAAATTTATGGCAAGAAACAAAGGCCATTCTGTCATGCAATCATGGGGATAATTAGTGAGCTAAGAAATACCcagaaaggaataaaaccaGCCAGCAGCCTTCGGATGTGACTTCAGGGTTTCATCACTTCCTTCAATTTCATTCTACCACCAGGTTAGACAAAGTTATCAGGAAGACATCCTTCAGCACAGTGAACCCACAGCCTGCCAAACACAGAAGACCTGGGAAGCATTGCTCAGCtttctcagcagctctgcaccatgctcagaacagaaagaattGGACGTGTGACGTCTGTGTATACTGGAAATGGTGATCATTTATattgcaacaacaaaaaagttttaATGTGACTTTGAGTAGGCAGAAAGAACATCATCCAGCAGCACTCACTGCACTCTGTAGAAGATCCTTAGCCAGTCAAACAtcaaaatacagaggaaaaagaatttccatcttaaaaagggtttttttttttctcttaaatataACAACACATGGAAAACATGTCAAATCCAGAGGGTCTTTCTTAAGTGTCCAGTGCAGAAAATTCCTAATAAATAAAAGTGGCAAAAGGTTCAATCCTTAGGAAGGCAGCTACTGTAGAGGAAATTCTGTGAGCTTAACACTTTTGCTTACGGAGCTGAATGACTGTAACATCATTTCTCCTTCAGAGTCAGATCTTCCTCCTTCAGGGcaaattttcttctcaagaCTTCTGCTATAAGAACAGCAGGGTCTTCCTCCTTTGCAGAACTTCTGTTTCTACATGGAAGACAAACACACGGTGTGTTAGTAAGGAGAAGAGCCCAGCTggtggctggcagccctgctctgacACCTGCAAGTATTTCTCTGCTGCATTCTGTGTTGGCTTCCATCACCTGGAGCTCATTGTGTTGGATGAAGGGGGTATTCTGAAAACCTCAGCATTCAAACCTCAGCATTTTTGTTCAATTGTGTTAATAACAggtaagtaaaataaaagtcTGCTCATTATTAACAAGCTATGTCCCCTCAGTATAAATATACAAGTGCTGCTTGTTTTGtaagagaaaaggaacaaaaagacaaaaagatcaTGTAATTGTAAG includes:
- the RAB42 gene encoding ras-related protein Rab-42; this encodes MEPRWHYQFRVIMLGDSTVGKSSLLRRYTEGVFLDAVNQTVGVDFYVQFVELEPGLQVKLQFWDTAGQERFRSVTRSYYRNSAGAMLLFDLTNRASFESIRRWHREVTDTVQPFHVVFLLVGHKSDLVGERKVGRREAERLAASLGVQYVETSAKDGSDVTRAFRMLTVAIYRALQSGLLAPCEAWDGVKSSVPLPAPCPKKEEKQKRCAC